One window of the Leptospira ryugenii genome contains the following:
- a CDS encoding acyl-CoA dehydrogenase family protein: MISNNYFSDNQDLKDHFDSITNWKEIVDAYEDNFEDFTAYQKTGKEELAYAPGNYEDAIEYYRQTLEAAGDISGTEISQVAKVMDEVGLKYSDGKVTFPKEMIQVIDKIKSAGLLPYGIHRHYGGLGLPSVVQSMLSEAVSRADGALAITLGCMNLAETVERFGTEEMIHEYVPKMAAGELCGAMALTEPNYGSDLPNLQTKAIKDANGVWRITGTKRFITHACGFDSMPSIILTLARTGSTTSGARGLSFFIVHSKDVHVASIEKKMGLHCSPTCEVVFENSPGILIGEEGKGLVKYSMAMMNQARLNIAAQAMGIASAAYFEGKKYAEERIQFGKPIAEIPAVKKMLDRMEREVAGMRCILYEASRSVDLYRWKEERGKMKGISEKEIRKDEDFKKWEKLASLFTPLSKYYITELANTVAYDALQIHGGSGYTEDYDVARIYRDVRITNIYEGTTQLQTVACIGGIVSGMSETGAFRAYVNEEMNGFSASSDLKELWKKLESVVSEFTEIETSKLRDELAFEVVESTARFHVSLLLERSIGRVKVERREARRALTEAYLLDSFAILASNLTKIQGKKRTLVGV; the protein is encoded by the coding sequence ATGATTTCAAACAATTATTTCAGCGATAATCAGGACTTAAAAGATCACTTTGATTCCATCACGAATTGGAAAGAGATCGTCGATGCCTATGAAGACAACTTTGAGGACTTTACTGCTTACCAAAAAACCGGTAAAGAAGAGCTCGCATACGCACCTGGCAATTATGAAGACGCTATCGAATACTACCGCCAGACCTTAGAAGCTGCCGGAGATATTTCAGGAACAGAAATTTCGCAAGTAGCAAAAGTTATGGATGAGGTGGGTTTAAAGTATTCCGACGGAAAGGTTACATTCCCGAAAGAAATGATCCAAGTCATAGACAAAATCAAGTCCGCAGGACTTCTTCCTTATGGCATTCACAGACATTACGGTGGATTAGGACTTCCTTCTGTCGTACAATCGATGTTATCTGAGGCTGTATCCAGAGCTGATGGTGCCTTAGCCATTACCTTGGGTTGTATGAATCTTGCAGAAACTGTAGAACGTTTTGGCACAGAAGAGATGATTCATGAATACGTTCCTAAAATGGCTGCTGGTGAACTTTGTGGTGCTATGGCTTTGACTGAGCCAAATTATGGTTCTGACCTTCCGAACTTGCAAACAAAAGCAATCAAAGATGCAAATGGAGTTTGGCGTATAACAGGTACAAAGCGATTCATTACCCATGCTTGTGGCTTTGATTCCATGCCTTCCATTATTTTAACACTTGCAAGAACAGGTAGCACAACCAGCGGAGCTAGAGGACTTTCTTTCTTTATTGTCCATTCGAAAGATGTTCATGTTGCCTCTATTGAAAAAAAGATGGGACTCCATTGTTCGCCCACCTGTGAGGTCGTCTTTGAAAATTCTCCTGGTATTCTCATCGGAGAAGAAGGCAAAGGACTCGTAAAATACTCTATGGCGATGATGAACCAAGCCAGGTTGAATATCGCTGCGCAAGCCATGGGGATTGCCTCTGCTGCTTATTTTGAAGGAAAAAAATATGCGGAAGAAAGAATCCAATTTGGCAAACCTATTGCAGAGATCCCAGCAGTGAAAAAGATGTTGGACCGCATGGAAAGGGAAGTGGCAGGTATGCGTTGCATTCTCTATGAAGCAAGTCGATCCGTAGATTTGTATCGATGGAAAGAGGAGAGAGGAAAGATGAAAGGCATCTCCGAAAAAGAAATCCGAAAAGATGAAGATTTCAAAAAATGGGAAAAACTCGCGTCACTTTTCACTCCACTATCAAAATACTACATTACTGAGCTTGCCAACACCGTAGCCTACGATGCATTGCAAATCCATGGTGGCTCTGGGTATACAGAGGATTATGATGTAGCAAGGATCTATCGGGATGTTCGCATTACGAACATCTATGAAGGAACTACACAACTCCAAACAGTTGCCTGCATTGGCGGAATTGTTTCTGGAATGTCTGAAACCGGCGCCTTCCGTGCCTACGTAAATGAAGAGATGAACGGCTTTAGCGCTTCTTCAGATCTGAAAGAACTTTGGAAAAAATTGGAATCAGTTGTAAGCGAATTCACCGAGATCGAAACTAGCAAACTTAGAGATGAGCTAGCCTTCGAAGTGGTGGAGTCGACAGCCCGTTTTCATGTCAGTTTGCTCTTGGAGCGTAGCATTGGACGTGTCAAGGTAGAACGCCGAGAGGCACGTAGAGCCCTCACAGAAGCCTATCTATTGGATAGCTTCGCGATCCTTGCTTCCAACCTTACCAAAATCCAAGGAAAGAAAAGAACACTCGTCGGAGTCTAG